In one Mangrovibacterium diazotrophicum genomic region, the following are encoded:
- a CDS encoding DUF5908 family protein — protein MPIEIKELIIRAIVDDSASKEQKSPMPEINREKQDRFAEKVDMLMQLIKDKNER, from the coding sequence ATGCCGATTGAAATAAAAGAACTGATTATTCGGGCGATTGTCGACGACTCGGCTTCAAAGGAGCAAAAGTCGCCCATGCCGGAAATAAATCGTGAAAAGCAGGATCGATTTGCCGAAAAAGTCGATATGCTGATGCAACTGATAAAAGATAAAAACGAACGCTGA
- a CDS encoding CIS tube protein, with amino-acid sequence MGLLNLFDGLAEVAKLTIIAYSDENFQNQTGETFSVMYNPNTFSESFGTEYAPQRAIGGTADTQSFQGQPSSSVSFDFLFDGTGVSGVGSTAVDLNPAVGGVGYVKEQIDAFMNITQLYVGEEHRTNHLELSWGTFHFYGVMERATVTYKLFHSSGAPLRATINATFKQTVSREEQAALARRSSPDLTHFRLVKAGETLPLIAQKVYGDSSLYLEIARVNDINNIRRLTPGQQLVLPPINKK; translated from the coding sequence ATGGGATTACTCAATCTGTTTGACGGGCTGGCGGAAGTGGCAAAACTGACGATCATCGCTTATTCTGACGAGAATTTTCAGAATCAGACAGGTGAGACTTTTTCAGTGATGTACAATCCGAACACTTTCAGTGAGAGTTTCGGAACCGAGTATGCACCGCAGCGGGCGATTGGTGGAACGGCCGACACACAGTCGTTTCAAGGGCAACCATCAAGCTCCGTTTCCTTCGATTTTCTGTTCGACGGAACCGGAGTTTCCGGTGTTGGAAGCACGGCCGTCGATCTGAATCCTGCAGTCGGCGGCGTTGGATACGTCAAGGAACAGATTGATGCTTTTATGAATATCACCCAGTTGTATGTGGGCGAAGAGCACCGGACCAATCACCTGGAGTTGAGCTGGGGAACTTTCCACTTTTACGGGGTGATGGAGCGGGCGACGGTGACCTACAAACTGTTTCATTCATCGGGAGCACCGTTGCGTGCCACAATCAATGCCACGTTCAAGCAGACTGTTTCACGGGAAGAACAAGCGGCCCTGGCCCGGAGATCTTCTCCCGATTTGACCCACTTTCGGCTGGTGAAGGCCGGAGAGACGCTGCCGTTGATCGCACAAAAAGTTTATGGCGATTCGTCGCTTTACCTGGAGATCGCTCGCGTGAACGATATCAACAACATTCGGCGGTTGACACCCGGTCAACAGCTGGTGTTGCCACCTATTAATAAGAAGTAA
- a CDS encoding PAAR domain-containing protein, producing the protein MPAAARMTDTTTHGGTIIGPGDPTVLIGGMPAAVMGDNHICSLPPNVHQPTVSPFPMGSATVLIGGKPAIRVGDTCICGATAAVGEPTVIIG; encoded by the coding sequence ATGCCGGCAGCAGCAAGAATGACAGATACGACAACCCATGGCGGAACCATTATCGGTCCCGGTGACCCGACGGTGTTGATTGGCGGAATGCCCGCAGCGGTAATGGGCGATAACCATATTTGCTCGCTGCCGCCGAATGTGCATCAACCTACCGTGAGTCCTTTCCCGATGGGAAGTGCGACCGTTTTGATCGGTGGCAAACCGGCAATCCGGGTTGGCGATACCTGCATTTGCGGAGCTACTGCAGCGGTTGGGGAGCCAACGGTAATCATTGGTTGA
- a CDS encoding Ig-like domain-containing protein, whose product MSTIINTYPVFESNQVLTSKQMNSLVGYLEQQTRLTRARLIGMGVVCGLNVSYDSTANELTVSKGTAITSEGFLIALGDCVTVKYRPYQLPPTTIYEPFVDASNKQDVELFELLTDEADDGPEVVLLNDETFLANKVVLLFVEIFDKDLKSCLGKSCDELGKERNLTIRKLLISTADLQKVWDRTNTGKLDAVFPEKYELPNINLPRVLFDSGAANSSDYMEFSKQYADAVLAVFDPLMEALAETYNIYRPLLLNSYDEQNPFETNPLQDKIGAIHNFLEDADPTYNDYLGVQYVYDLFLDLILAYREFKSAAFDLMSECTPDMSRFPKHVMIGRALGDDSSLCEQSEYRHHFVQPPIYNNQKQLLKKTVSLHNRMVLMLESFDIARINGLGKISYPIRITPSLEKRSSLSSRSVPWYYDLNVESFYPALGGLMDYWNFDVSRKCPFEEDGLVLNYEDQSADQSVRESKLFTPLYYDLQDYSFFRIEGYINKSVTDAISTITELKKQFNLPFDLISLQLDATAGKLALDYSCGFEDLQEEYRFARFGLCSVIRDLEVLYKYVEQNQDSLFDGDNNGEAKEILQHIKELLDMLLRLCDVLTECLEDFDFEKFRDTYKKILQYIIDFFLVDQDLLNEISIKKGDEKEQIPLINGMIQRLFPLAHKFVDLLFFLKFYRIYYAFKRREFYLQKETQVFSGFIQKHPGVEHQAGVRKGGTFILVYRNSEDNSVIADFTLPYICCGKDNCVPMCDDGSFIQNLKPFARPDYAVTTIGIPVDIDVSINDYQLGKDEFVIEAEKTSEFGGEISQNSESGPLTYQPKEEFSGVDTFSYTITNKTNGLSDKAKVTIRVKSPDSESQACYTIPILQCWGIEFVQDALKRRDIKVSDGDDIFQLLLDSLRSTAGFTEDEIRGGTLEGNEARTRLVNCLGLPTTPNTTYDERGQLILEYQKANCGGAQAATTECFGRDILLKWGTERVMRFLAMIILDPGQDPIATLLAYLKSNRGFSPQEMDFLVRMEWIFPLLQIITPDISGDLMDATDMKEILANYQAQHCFGSN is encoded by the coding sequence ATGAGTACGATTATCAATACATATCCGGTATTTGAAAGTAACCAGGTGCTGACCAGCAAGCAGATGAACAGTTTAGTGGGCTACCTGGAGCAGCAAACGAGGTTGACCAGAGCCAGATTGATCGGAATGGGCGTGGTTTGCGGGCTGAATGTGAGCTACGATTCGACGGCCAATGAATTGACAGTCTCGAAAGGAACGGCCATCACATCCGAAGGTTTTCTGATTGCATTGGGCGATTGCGTTACCGTTAAATACCGGCCGTACCAACTGCCGCCGACAACCATTTACGAACCTTTTGTTGATGCGTCGAACAAGCAGGATGTTGAGCTTTTCGAGCTGTTGACAGATGAAGCTGATGACGGACCGGAAGTCGTTCTGCTGAATGACGAGACTTTTTTAGCGAATAAGGTTGTGTTGCTTTTTGTCGAGATTTTTGACAAAGACCTGAAATCCTGCCTGGGCAAAAGTTGTGATGAGTTGGGCAAAGAACGTAACCTGACAATCAGGAAGCTGCTGATCAGTACAGCCGATTTGCAAAAAGTTTGGGATCGCACCAACACCGGGAAATTGGATGCCGTTTTCCCTGAAAAATATGAGCTGCCAAACATCAATTTACCTCGTGTTTTGTTCGACTCGGGCGCAGCAAACTCTTCCGATTACATGGAATTTTCGAAGCAGTACGCTGATGCTGTACTTGCTGTATTCGATCCGTTGATGGAGGCACTTGCGGAGACTTATAATATCTACCGGCCATTACTCCTGAATTCGTATGACGAGCAAAATCCCTTCGAAACAAATCCGCTGCAGGATAAAATCGGTGCCATCCACAATTTCCTGGAAGATGCCGATCCGACTTACAATGATTATCTCGGTGTTCAGTATGTCTACGATTTGTTCCTCGATCTGATTTTGGCTTACCGGGAGTTCAAAAGTGCCGCCTTCGATTTGATGTCGGAATGTACACCGGATATGTCGCGCTTTCCGAAACACGTGATGATCGGGCGCGCGTTGGGCGATGACAGTTCGCTTTGCGAGCAGTCGGAATACCGTCATCATTTTGTACAGCCACCGATTTACAATAACCAAAAACAGTTGCTGAAGAAAACCGTCAGCCTGCACAATCGCATGGTACTGATGCTCGAGTCTTTTGATATCGCCCGAATCAACGGTCTGGGAAAAATCTCGTATCCGATCCGAATTACGCCAAGTTTGGAGAAACGCAGTTCGTTGAGCAGTCGCTCGGTTCCCTGGTACTACGATCTGAATGTGGAAAGTTTCTATCCGGCCTTAGGTGGCTTGATGGACTATTGGAATTTTGATGTGAGCCGAAAATGCCCGTTTGAAGAAGATGGTTTGGTGTTGAATTATGAGGATCAGTCGGCTGACCAAAGTGTGCGGGAAAGCAAACTTTTTACCCCGCTTTACTACGATTTGCAGGATTACTCGTTTTTCAGGATTGAAGGCTACATCAACAAAAGTGTCACCGATGCGATCAGTACGATTACGGAACTGAAGAAGCAATTCAATCTGCCTTTCGACTTGATTTCGTTGCAGTTGGATGCCACGGCCGGGAAGCTGGCCCTGGATTACAGTTGCGGTTTCGAGGATTTACAGGAAGAGTACCGCTTTGCGCGTTTCGGATTGTGCAGCGTCATTCGCGATTTGGAAGTGCTTTACAAATATGTGGAGCAAAATCAGGACAGTTTGTTCGATGGTGATAATAATGGGGAAGCGAAGGAAATTCTGCAGCACATCAAAGAATTGCTGGACATGTTGCTGCGACTCTGTGACGTTCTGACCGAATGCTTGGAGGATTTTGATTTTGAGAAGTTTCGGGATACTTACAAGAAGATCTTGCAATACATCATCGACTTTTTCCTGGTTGATCAGGATTTGCTGAATGAAATTTCGATCAAAAAAGGCGATGAAAAGGAACAAATCCCGCTGATAAATGGAATGATTCAACGCTTGTTCCCTTTAGCGCACAAGTTCGTTGATTTGCTGTTCTTCCTGAAATTCTACCGAATCTACTATGCCTTTAAACGGCGAGAGTTCTATTTGCAAAAAGAGACACAAGTCTTTTCCGGATTCATTCAGAAACATCCCGGAGTCGAGCACCAGGCAGGCGTTCGCAAGGGCGGAACGTTCATTCTGGTGTATCGGAATTCGGAAGATAACAGTGTCATCGCCGATTTCACGTTGCCGTACATCTGTTGCGGAAAGGACAATTGTGTTCCGATGTGCGACGACGGTAGTTTTATTCAGAATCTGAAACCATTTGCCCGTCCGGATTATGCGGTTACAACGATTGGAATTCCGGTTGATATTGATGTTTCGATCAACGATTACCAACTAGGCAAAGACGAGTTTGTGATCGAAGCTGAAAAAACATCTGAATTTGGTGGAGAAATCAGCCAAAACTCAGAATCGGGGCCTTTGACCTACCAACCGAAAGAAGAGTTTTCAGGTGTAGATACGTTCAGCTACACGATAACCAACAAGACTAATGGACTGTCGGACAAAGCCAAAGTGACGATTCGGGTGAAGAGCCCCGATTCAGAATCGCAGGCTTGCTATACCATTCCTATTTTGCAGTGCTGGGGAATTGAGTTTGTTCAGGACGCACTGAAGCGAAGAGACATAAAAGTTAGTGATGGCGACGATATTTTCCAATTGCTGTTGGATAGTCTTCGATCGACAGCTGGGTTTACCGAGGACGAGATTCGCGGAGGAACGCTGGAAGGCAATGAAGCCAGGACAAGATTGGTGAACTGCCTGGGGCTCCCGACTACTCCGAATACGACTTACGATGAACGCGGTCAACTAATTTTAGAATACCAGAAAGCGAATTGCGGCGGTGCACAGGCTGCTACCACCGAATGCTTTGGCCGCGACATCCTGTTGAAATGGGGTACTGAGCGGGTAATGCGCTTCCTGGCTATGATCATTCTCGATCCCGGGCAAGACCCGATTGCAACCTTGCTTGCCTACCTGAAAAGTAATCGGGGTTTCAGCCCGCAGGAGATGGATTTCCTGGTACGGATGGAATGGATTTTCCCGCTGCTTCAAATTATCACTCCCGACATTTCCGGAGATTTGATGGATGCAACAGACATGAAGGAAATACTGGCCAACTACCAGGCACAGCATTGTTTTGGAAGCAACTAA
- a CDS encoding phage tail protein, which produces MALFYPPVGFHFIVRFEGLLLKYPGIPDIGFQSVSGINAEVTVEEYHEGGENRFKHKLPNPVSYPNLVLKRGMLVGSQLMQWFKDSVESYAFEPHDMTVILLNGDHIPIQGWNFIKAWPVKWDISDFNAQEATIVIENIEFAYQYFRRLDVTSLF; this is translated from the coding sequence ATGGCACTTTTCTATCCACCGGTTGGTTTTCATTTCATTGTTCGGTTCGAAGGGCTGCTGCTCAAGTACCCGGGAATTCCGGATATCGGCTTTCAATCCGTTTCCGGAATCAATGCCGAGGTGACCGTGGAAGAATATCATGAAGGCGGGGAGAACCGTTTCAAACACAAACTTCCGAACCCGGTTAGCTACCCCAATTTGGTGTTGAAGCGCGGCATGCTGGTCGGATCGCAGCTGATGCAATGGTTTAAAGATTCGGTGGAGAGTTACGCTTTCGAGCCACACGACATGACTGTGATCCTGCTCAACGGAGATCACATTCCGATTCAGGGATGGAACTTTATCAAAGCCTGGCCGGTGAAATGGGACATTTCCGATTTCAACGCCCAGGAAGCGACTATTGTCATCGAGAACATCGAATTCGCCTACCAGTATTTCAGGCGCCTGGATGTGACTTCACTCTTCTAA
- the vgrG gene encoding type VI secretion system tip protein VgrG, translating into MPVIRTIPTQAETDLATFTILSNGEVVGGDVGIESIWVVKSVNRIPTARVVLFDGSVSRETFELSSGNLFLPGNEIEIKAGYHSDEDTIFKGIITKHSIQARKGRSGYLILELKDAAIKMTIGRKSKYFAELTDSDMIEELISGYGFDANVESTTVTHASLVQHHATDWDFMMTRAEVNGKLVLVDDGKVAVKAPDLAADPIVELAYGYNVYEFEAGLDARDQFAAVKSSAWDLANQEIVEGEGDDPGLPEQGNLATSDLASVAGPEEFLLKHSGRVKDAELKAWSDAQLLRSRLAKIRGTVKIQGFSDIKPGHVIQLAGFGDRMNGPAFVSSVSHRVTNDSDWFTEIEFGLQKDWFVNLYNDIVDKPAGGLIPSVNGLQIGVVTNIHEDPDGEERIKVRLPIIDSENEGVWARLATLNAAQDRGWVFRPEIEDEVIVGFLNDDPRDPVILGSLFSSAKASPLPPEEENTQKGVVTRSGMKFLFDDDKVSVTIETPNGNTIVVSDDEGSINIEDENKNKFTLSSDGVTLESAADIKIKASGDINLEGVNINLKSQAQLKAEGSAGAELSSSGQTVVKGSIVMIN; encoded by the coding sequence ATGCCAGTTATAAGAACGATACCGACACAAGCAGAAACCGACCTGGCCACTTTTACGATTCTTTCGAACGGGGAAGTGGTTGGTGGAGATGTGGGGATTGAGAGCATTTGGGTTGTCAAATCGGTCAATCGTATTCCGACTGCCCGGGTTGTCCTTTTCGACGGAAGCGTTTCGCGCGAGACCTTCGAATTGAGCAGTGGCAACCTGTTTTTGCCGGGTAACGAAATCGAAATCAAGGCTGGTTATCACTCCGATGAAGATACCATTTTCAAAGGCATCATTACCAAACACAGCATTCAGGCGCGAAAAGGCCGCTCGGGCTATCTCATTTTGGAACTGAAGGACGCGGCCATCAAGATGACCATTGGGCGCAAAAGCAAATATTTTGCTGAATTGACCGACAGCGACATGATTGAAGAATTGATCTCCGGATACGGTTTCGATGCGAATGTTGAAAGTACGACGGTAACACACGCCAGCCTGGTGCAGCATCATGCAACCGATTGGGATTTCATGATGACCCGCGCCGAGGTGAATGGAAAACTGGTTCTGGTTGATGATGGCAAAGTTGCGGTGAAAGCGCCGGATCTTGCTGCAGACCCGATTGTGGAACTGGCCTACGGCTATAATGTGTACGAGTTCGAAGCAGGTTTGGACGCCCGAGACCAGTTTGCGGCGGTCAAAAGCAGTGCCTGGGATTTGGCTAACCAGGAGATTGTTGAGGGGGAAGGTGATGATCCCGGCTTGCCGGAACAGGGAAATTTAGCAACCTCGGATTTGGCCTCAGTTGCAGGTCCGGAGGAGTTTCTCTTGAAACATTCGGGGCGAGTAAAAGATGCAGAGTTGAAAGCCTGGTCGGATGCTCAACTGTTGAGAAGCCGACTGGCCAAGATTCGCGGAACCGTCAAGATCCAAGGGTTCAGCGACATCAAACCGGGACATGTGATTCAATTGGCTGGTTTCGGCGACCGGATGAACGGGCCGGCATTTGTTTCTTCGGTTTCTCACCGCGTAACAAACGATTCCGATTGGTTCACCGAAATTGAGTTTGGCCTGCAAAAAGATTGGTTTGTCAATTTATACAACGATATCGTTGATAAGCCGGCTGGCGGGTTGATTCCTTCGGTCAACGGCCTGCAGATAGGCGTGGTCACCAATATTCACGAAGACCCCGACGGAGAAGAACGCATCAAAGTACGTCTGCCGATTATCGACAGCGAAAACGAGGGCGTATGGGCACGGCTCGCAACACTGAATGCCGCGCAGGATCGGGGCTGGGTTTTCCGGCCTGAGATTGAAGATGAGGTGATTGTTGGCTTTTTGAATGACGACCCGCGCGACCCGGTCATCCTGGGCTCGTTGTTTAGCAGTGCCAAAGCATCGCCTTTACCGCCCGAAGAAGAAAATACGCAAAAAGGCGTGGTTACCCGTAGTGGGATGAAGTTCCTTTTTGATGATGATAAAGTGAGTGTGACCATCGAAACGCCCAATGGGAATACCATCGTTGTTAGTGACGATGAGGGATCCATCAACATTGAGGACGAAAACAAAAACAAGTTTACGCTCTCGTCGGATGGCGTCACGCTCGAAAGTGCAGCGGATATCAAGATTAAAGCAAGTGGCGATATCAACCTCGAAGGGGTGAACATCAACCTCAAATCGCAGGCGCAACTGAAGGCCGAAGGCAGCGCCGGTGCCGAGTTGTCGTCGAGCGGTCAAACCGTAGTGAAAGGTTCAATAGTCATGATAAACTAA
- a CDS encoding GPW/gp25 family protein, whose protein sequence is MARIKVEENTFLGRGWSFPPAFSRGGYGVDMVDNEEDIRQSLIILLSTAKGERVMQPDYGANMDELLFERLSVSVAQRMTARIEKAILFFEPRVKVDDVNFKLDAENGMVEIRIDYTVIATNNRRNIVYPYYLNEGTDIAQ, encoded by the coding sequence ATGGCAAGAATTAAAGTTGAAGAAAACACTTTTTTAGGCCGGGGATGGTCGTTTCCACCAGCTTTTTCACGTGGCGGTTATGGCGTGGACATGGTCGATAACGAGGAAGATATCCGGCAAAGTCTCATCATTTTATTGTCAACCGCGAAAGGCGAGCGGGTGATGCAACCCGATTACGGAGCCAATATGGATGAGCTCCTGTTCGAACGTCTGTCGGTTTCCGTTGCTCAACGCATGACTGCCCGAATCGAAAAGGCGATTCTCTTTTTCGAACCCCGCGTGAAAGTCGACGACGTCAACTTTAAGCTCGATGCAGAAAACGGTATGGTGGAGATCCGGATCGATTATACGGTCATTGCCACCAACAACCGGCGCAATATTGTGTACCCCTATTATTTAAATGAAGGAACGGACATAGCTCAATAA
- a CDS encoding baseplate J/gp47 family protein has product MAINCNSKNPLQRDGTSQTQRVLKTLLPGYVAVDERSMDDLKAFAKEFAREISYFNLNNTKDGDWFGFFDQNINSESQHNSPHFALFTAFLKLFKYAQDDINKITKKHLDFYYRDVLHLTEKPEVPDQVYLIFELAKHVSTHLLEKGTAFKAGKDELGKNVVYELENESSLNRATIADVKALFFNKYDLFSGLTPNPGNDYRFYLSPQAKSEDGKGAEITNDDQSWRTFGGIQFPDINSGTDAATVADRDLAEIGFAIASPNLFLGEGERIVTIYLNFSSSPTLLNGLTNDMLYDAFRLKFSGEEKWIEPIWEHAEPGMLDPIVEMRILDFLNNAKTAADIAGVEPVEGPVFDDPTTGFGDNTRDYDIGMTVAARIISERNKLPGKRFRTLDQVKAVKYVGSDKINDLIYSFGDPVHSTKVDKLKKRIIIKRTITKDQEAIVAYNGEVLLDPIQTKWPVVKVILNPASKGNPFIYKFLKDLKIGSVDLVADVREVKNLIIQNDQSVLDPGKPFQPFGNRPIIGSNFYIGSWEVFQKSLNQLTLHIKWSGLPDLSNGFTGHYANYYPNSPARTNSSFRAETYLQDKKSWKSITPVYDTLFSAGPGSKLKEDHEINFSNDEPADEAPTSVLASVERDEGMKPFDEFNQNSRKGFLRLSLKGTDFGHKEYPTAYTKRVLVALNPPSTEPPTDYTDQLPKEPYTPEIEELSLNYVSGEKIKTQKLSAEEYEDRVEQFFHIHAMGVVEVKTSASSNYLLPQYANEGELYLGLKDLNPPQNLAILFQVSEGTSDPDLAPPEVKWSYLACNEWKPFPQQNILSDTTKGLITTGVVKFSMPSEACTKNTILPTGLHWIRASVTADSFGIPQLIDVKCQAAKVVFANNSNDPNYLSKPLPGKTISKMLVADSAIKKIDQPFTSFGGKVKEASNDFYTRVSERLRHKNRSITIWDYERIILQNFPSVYKVKCLNHTRFEGTYTSINEASPRHVSLIVVSNVRNKNAVNPLKPRTSLVTLSDIDELIGSLRSPFIRVHVHNPIFEEVKVTFKVKFQPGIDLGIYQVKLEEAIIKYLSPWAFESGSDIVFGGKIHKSVILNFVEEQSYVDYITCFEMFHIVPDDPINDPTLDVDEAVASTSASVLVSSVSHLITVIEAEGACECPNNEIITNKIAASDDCPCN; this is encoded by the coding sequence ATGGCGATCAATTGCAATTCAAAAAATCCACTGCAGCGCGACGGCACCAGCCAAACGCAACGAGTTTTGAAAACCTTGTTGCCCGGTTATGTTGCTGTTGACGAGCGGAGCATGGACGATTTGAAAGCTTTTGCCAAAGAATTTGCCCGCGAGATTTCCTATTTTAATTTGAACAACACTAAAGATGGCGACTGGTTTGGTTTCTTCGACCAAAATATTAATTCTGAAAGTCAGCACAATTCGCCGCATTTTGCGCTTTTTACTGCTTTTCTCAAACTCTTCAAATACGCGCAGGACGATATCAACAAGATTACGAAGAAACACCTCGATTTTTATTACCGCGATGTTTTGCACCTGACGGAAAAGCCGGAGGTACCCGACCAGGTTTACCTCATTTTTGAGCTAGCCAAACATGTTTCAACCCATTTGCTAGAGAAGGGCACTGCGTTTAAAGCGGGTAAAGATGAACTTGGTAAGAACGTCGTTTATGAGCTGGAAAATGAAAGTTCGCTAAACAGGGCAACCATCGCGGACGTCAAAGCACTGTTCTTCAATAAATATGATCTTTTCTCCGGCCTGACACCAAATCCGGGAAACGACTATCGTTTTTACTTGTCGCCTCAAGCGAAATCGGAAGATGGCAAAGGAGCGGAGATTACCAACGACGATCAGAGCTGGCGAACCTTTGGCGGAATTCAGTTTCCTGATATCAATTCGGGAACTGACGCTGCGACCGTGGCTGATCGCGATTTAGCCGAAATCGGCTTTGCAATCGCTTCTCCAAACTTATTTTTAGGCGAAGGCGAACGAATTGTAACGATCTATTTGAATTTTTCGAGTTCGCCGACTTTGTTGAATGGATTGACAAACGACATGCTTTACGATGCGTTCCGGCTGAAATTCAGTGGTGAGGAAAAATGGATCGAACCGATTTGGGAACACGCCGAGCCCGGAATGCTCGATCCGATTGTGGAAATGCGCATCCTCGATTTTTTGAACAATGCGAAAACAGCGGCAGACATTGCAGGTGTTGAGCCCGTTGAAGGTCCCGTTTTTGATGATCCCACAACCGGTTTTGGCGACAATACCCGCGACTACGATATCGGCATGACTGTTGCCGCGCGCATCATTTCGGAACGTAATAAGTTGCCCGGCAAGAGATTTCGAACCCTCGATCAGGTGAAAGCCGTGAAATACGTCGGCTCGGACAAGATCAATGACCTGATTTACAGTTTCGGTGATCCGGTTCACAGCACGAAAGTCGATAAACTAAAAAAACGCATCATTATCAAGCGAACGATCACCAAAGATCAGGAAGCAATAGTGGCGTACAACGGGGAAGTGTTGCTCGACCCGATTCAAACGAAATGGCCTGTGGTCAAGGTGATTTTGAACCCGGCCAGCAAAGGAAATCCGTTTATTTATAAATTTCTGAAAGACCTGAAAATCGGAAGTGTTGATCTGGTCGCTGATGTTCGGGAAGTTAAAAATCTGATTATCCAGAATGACCAGTCGGTGCTCGATCCGGGCAAACCGTTCCAGCCTTTTGGCAACCGTCCGATAATCGGATCGAACTTTTACATCGGCAGTTGGGAAGTCTTTCAGAAATCGCTGAATCAATTGACGCTCCATATCAAGTGGTCGGGATTACCGGATTTGAGTAACGGCTTCACCGGGCATTATGCCAATTACTATCCCAATTCGCCAGCCCGCACAAATTCATCATTCCGGGCCGAAACCTATCTTCAGGACAAGAAGAGCTGGAAGTCTATTACGCCGGTTTATGATACCCTGTTTTCGGCTGGTCCGGGCTCCAAATTGAAAGAAGATCATGAGATCAATTTTTCGAACGATGAACCGGCTGATGAAGCACCGACCAGTGTGCTTGCCTCGGTGGAGCGGGACGAGGGTATGAAGCCATTTGATGAATTCAATCAAAACAGCCGAAAGGGTTTTCTTCGACTCAGCTTGAAAGGAACCGACTTTGGGCACAAAGAATATCCCACTGCCTACACCAAACGGGTGTTGGTGGCGCTAAATCCGCCGTCTACGGAGCCTCCGACCGATTACACCGATCAACTTCCCAAGGAGCCGTACACGCCAGAGATTGAAGAACTGTCGCTGAACTATGTTTCCGGGGAAAAGATCAAGACGCAGAAGCTCTCAGCAGAAGAATATGAAGATCGGGTGGAGCAGTTTTTCCACATTCATGCTATGGGAGTCGTAGAGGTAAAAACGTCAGCTTCATCCAATTATTTGCTGCCTCAATATGCAAACGAAGGTGAATTGTACCTCGGGCTGAAAGACCTGAACCCGCCACAGAATCTGGCCATTTTATTTCAGGTTTCTGAGGGGACATCTGATCCTGATCTTGCGCCGCCAGAGGTAAAATGGAGTTACCTGGCTTGCAACGAGTGGAAGCCTTTTCCGCAGCAGAACATTCTTTCAGATACCACAAAAGGGCTGATTACGACTGGCGTGGTGAAGTTCAGCATGCCGTCGGAGGCCTGCACCAAAAATACGATTTTACCAACAGGGCTTCACTGGATTCGGGCGTCGGTGACTGCCGATTCGTTTGGTATTCCGCAGCTGATTGATGTGAAGTGTCAGGCCGCGAAAGTTGTTTTTGCCAACAATAGTAACGATCCGAATTATTTGAGCAAGCCATTGCCCGGGAAGACGATCTCCAAAATGCTGGTTGCCGATTCAGCTATCAAGAAGATTGATCAGCCTTTCACCTCCTTTGGTGGAAAGGTTAAGGAAGCGAGTAACGATTTTTATACCCGTGTCAGCGAGCGGCTGAGACACAAGAACCGGTCGATTACCATCTGGGACTACGAACGGATCATTTTGCAGAACTTCCCGTCGGTTTATAAAGTGAAGTGTTTAAATCACACGCGTTTTGAAGGTACCTACACCAGTATCAATGAAGCTTCACCCAGGCATGTCAGCCTCATTGTCGTTTCCAATGTTCGGAATAAAAATGCGGTCAATCCGCTGAAGCCGCGCACCAGTTTGGTGACGCTTTCCGACATTGACGAACTCATCGGTTCGTTGCGTTCACCGTTCATCCGAGTGCATGTGCACAACCCGATTTTCGAGGAAGTGAAAGTGACGTTCAAAGTGAAGTTTCAGCCGGGTATCGATCTTGGAATTTACCAGGTTAAGCTGGAGGAGGCCATCATCAAATACCTTTCGCCTTGGGCATTCGAAAGTGGATCAGACATTGTGTTTGGCGGAAAAATTCACAAGTCAGTGATCCTGAATTTTGTGGAAGAACAGTCGTACGTGGACTACATCACCTGTTTCGAAATGTTTCACATCGTTCCTGACGACCCAATCAATGATCCGACGCTGGATGTGGACGAGGCTGTTGCTTCAACTTCCGCTTCAGTATTAGTTTCCTCAGTAAGCCATCTAATTACAGTTATTGAGGCGGAAGGTGCCTGTGAATGCCCCAATAACGAAATTATAACCAATAAAATAGCCGCATCGGACGATTGTCCGTGCAATTAA